The following coding sequences are from one Humulus lupulus chromosome X, drHumLupu1.1, whole genome shotgun sequence window:
- the LOC133805826 gene encoding uncharacterized protein LOC133805826, which produces MANSTSKPKTPPPVWVPAHKFFISTFEKEFILDNVDGAIRSDLKFDVLTRVGRVYSNLQGFDWDFRKGDNSTSTGDKGEEMIAMGGRGRAIRRQGARGWARRAGPDGGWGDLVSRLDGAGAGNFLSPFPLSVTQVLSDPQKRAIYDQYGEEGLKGQVPPPDATRGFPGGGATFFQIGDGPNVFRFNPRNANDIFAEFFGFLSPFGGMGGGGGGG; this is translated from the exons ATGGCCAACTCCACAAGTAAACCCAAGACTCCTCCTCCTGTTTGGGTACCAGCTCATAAATTCTTCATCTCTACCTTTGAGAAAGAGTTTATCTTGGATAATGTTGATGGTGCCATTAGGtctgacctcaagtttgatgtCTTGACTCGAGTTGGTAGGGTTTACAGCAACCTTCAGGGCTTTGATTGGGACTTCCGGAAGGGCGATAATTCCACCTCCACTGGGGACAAGGGTGAAGAGATGATAGCTATG GGTGGTCGGGGACGGGCTATACGGCGGCAGGGGGCTCGAGGCTGGGCTCGACGGGCTGGGCCCGACGGCGGGTGGGGGGATCTCGTGTCTCGGCTCGACGGCGCAGGGGCTGGGAATTTTCTCAGTCCATTCCCTCTCTCAGTCACTCAG GTTTTAAGTGATCCTCAGAAGAGAGCAATATACGATCAATATGGTGAGGAAGGTCTCAAAGGACAAGTGCCACCCCCTGATGCAACAAGGGGATTCCCTGGTGGTGGTGCTACTTTCTTTCAAATTGGGGATGGTCCAAATGTGTTTAGATTCAACCCCAGGAACGCCAATGACATTTTTGCAGAGTTTTTCGGGTTTTTGAGCCCCTTTGGAGGCATGggaggaggtggtggtggtggctga
- the LOC133805827 gene encoding L10-interacting MYB domain-containing protein-like — protein sequence MENENNICTKSDVPRSKVICNSESLNFFLDFCIKEVDDGHRPTTYLDKVGYVNLITNMKKATGRDYTRPQLKNKWDGLKNEWKLWKQLKGKETGLGWNIKKNTIDATEDWWNSKLQSHPDAAKFRIRGIEPEVEEKLHRIFMNTVATGEYAWTPSSGIIPSESEKPFNNIETLHEQLESSDDDLEMPNTDRFLREKNNKRLAEPLEKQNKPMKHGKGKMKKTGPLMIFEQICRLADAVETRSRNIETARKENSITEVMKILNSLPGIEKGSSLYLFATRLFIMKEKREMFASLEEPELMLTWLKNEHTLG from the exons ATGgaaaatgaaaataatatttgCACCAAGAGTGACGTACCAAGAAGTAAAGTAATATGCAATTCAGAGAGTTTGAATTTTTTCTTAGACTTCTGTATCAAAGAGGTTGATGATGGGCATCGTCCTACTACTTATTTAGATAAAGTTGGATATGTAAACTTGATTACAAATATGAAGAAAGCAACTGGAAGAGATTACACTAGACCACAATTGAAAAATAAGTGGGATGGATTAAAAAATGAATGGAAGCTTTGGAAGCAACTCAAGGGAAAAGAAACTGGCTTAGGATGGAATATAAAAAAGAATACAATTGATGCAACTGAAGATTGGTGGAATAGTAAATTACAG AGTCATCCCGATGCTGCAAAGTTTCGCATTCGGGGAATTGAACCAGAGGTAGAGGAAAAATTACATAGGATTTTCATGAACACTGTTGCTACAGGAGAGTATGCTTGGACACCTTCATCTGGAATAATTCCATCTGAGTCTGAAAAACCTTTTAACAATATTGAAACCTTACATGAACAACTTGAGAGTAGTGACGATGATCTAGAGATGCCTAATACTGATAGATTTCTTAGAGAGAAAAATAACAAGAGATTAGCCGAGCCACTTGAGAAACAAAATAAACCAATGAAACATGGAAAAGGAAAAATGAAGAAGACAGGGCCTTTAATGATATTTGAACAAATTTGTCGCCTTGCTGATGCTGTGGAGACAAGGAGTAGAAATATTGAAACAGCTAGAAAGGAGAATAGTATTACCGAAgttatgaaaattttaaattctttGCCTGGAATTGAGAAAGGGAGCAGCTTGTATTTATTTGCAACTCGCTTGTTTATcatgaaagagaagagagagatgTTTGCTTCATTGGAAGAACCTGAGTTGATGCTTACTTGGCTCAAGAATGAGCATACTCTGGGATAA
- the LOC133805828 gene encoding uncharacterized protein LOC133805828 → MADTDEEIELQSASIATYFVQHYYTTYIEKTPCMNSSQTGHMWLMEILKGNESRCYSMFRMEKDVFIKLCDELEANYGFKGSERMCALEILGMFLFTLGHGAGNRLTQERFQHSGETVSRYFNKVLDVLCHMSVDVLKPPDPKFKDVPEEILKDSRYMPHFKNCIGAIDGVHVNAVIPPEDQVPFVGKKGIPTQNVMAICNFDMQFIYAYAGWEGSAHDTRIFYTALRDSTSNFPKPPQEVFNQAHSSLRSVIERTFGVWKKRWKILRDMPSYPYQKQVKIVIASMTLHNYIRRHAKCDRHFEKIRDNPYYCVEDQTNIEDEDKTARASNLNEMDNTRDLIAASLMR, encoded by the exons atGGCAGACACGGATGAGGAGATTGAGTTACAATCGGCGTCTATAGCTACATACTTTGTTCAACATTATTATACAACATATATTGAAAAGACACCTTGTATGAATTCTTCTCAAACTGGTCATATGTGGTTGATGGAAATATTAAAAGGAAATGAAAGTAGATGTTATAGCATGTTTAGGATGGAGAAAGATGTTTTCATTAAATTATGCGATGAATTGGAAGCTAATTATGGATTTAAGGGTTCAGAGAGAATGTGTGCTCTTGAGATATTAGGCATGTTTTTATTTACATTAGGTCACGGTGCTGGAAACCGATTAACACAAGAGCGATTCCAACACTCAGGCGAGACAGTTAGTCGATATTTCAACAAGGTTTTAGAtgttttatgtcatatgagtgtAGATGTATTAAAACCACCAGACCCAAAATTTAAAGATGTTCCTGAAGAGATATTGAAAGATTCTAGATATATGCCTCATTTTAAG aaCTGTATTGGCGCAATAGACGGTGTACATGTGAATGCTGTAATTCCACCTGAAGATCAAGTACCATTTGTTGGTAAAAAAGGGATACCAACTCAGAATGTCATGGCAATATGTAATTTTGATATGCAATTTATATATGCATATGCTGGGTGGGAAGGTTCTGCTCATGATACAAGAATTTTCTATACAGCTTTACGTGATTCAACTTCAAATTTTCCAAAACCTCCCCAAG AGGTATTCAACCAGGCACATTCTTCTCTTCGAAGTGTTATTGAAAGAACTTTTGGAGTATGGAAGAAAAGATGGAAAATATTAAGAGATATGCCTAGTTATCCATATCAGAAGCAAGTGAAAATAGTGATTGCATCAATGACCTTGCATAATTACATTCGAAGGCATGCAAAATGTGATCGACATTTTGAGAAAATTAGAGATAATCCATATTATTGTGTAGAAGATCAAACTAATATTGAAGATGAAGATAAGACAGCTAGAGCTTCAAATTTAAATGAAATGGACAATACTAGAGATCTGATTGCTGCAAGTTTAATGAGATAA
- the LOC133807174 gene encoding patellin-3, producing MADDTPPAAPPVTPPSSSEPLLLPLTETEDPPPPPPPPVSYSPAVELSESPIETHKEEPPASGPAPVVVEKEDPPPKLATTESVPIALATQKAEHSSVEAEVTPTVVVVKEEPLVAAAAAPAEESEAKGKLEEFFANDSEKSKPSSGEREPKIPKSLISFKEESNKVADLSDSERKALQELKQLIQEAVDSNVFTTGQVAPADYASKPTSDPKTQENPEAETKKVEEKAPKVETSAEELSIWGVPLLKDDRTDVILLKFLRARDFKVKDAFVMFRNTVRWRKEFGIEVLLNEDLGDDLDKVVFMHGTDRDGHPVCYNVFGEFQNKDLYQKTFSDQEKRTKFLRYRIQFLEKSIRKLDFTPGGICTIFQINDLKNSPGPGKSELRLATKQALQLLQDNYPEFVAKQVFISVPWWYLAFYTMISPFLTQRTKSKFVFSGPAKSPDTLFKYISPEQVPIQYGGLSVDFCDCNPEFSISDPVTEVFVKPGTKQTVEIIIYEKCVIVWELRVVGWEVGYGAEFVPNTQDGYTIIIHKSRKMAPSDEPVVHNSFRVEELGKILLTIDNPTSKKKRLLYRFNIKPLTD from the exons atggCCGATGACACTCCTCCCGCTGCTCCTCCTGTCACCCCACCTTCATCTTCAGAGCCCCTTCTTCTACCACTGACTGAAACCGAAGATCCTCCGCCGCCGCCGCCGCCCCCCGTATCATATTCTCCGGCTGTGGAACTCTCCGAATCTCCTATTGAGACTCATAAGGAAGAGCCACCGGCGTCGGGTCCTGCTCCGGTGGTGGTTGAGAAGGAAGACCCACCACCGAAACTGGCGACTACAGAGTCGGTGCCGATTGCGCTTGCGACCCAGAAAGCAGAACATTCTTCAGTTGAAGCTGAAGTGACGCCGACTGTGGTAGTTGTGAAAGAAGAGCCATTAGTTGCGGCGGCGGCGGCGCCTGCTGAGGAGTCTGAAGCGAAAGGGAAACTGGAAGAGTTTTTTGCTAATGATTCTGAGAAATCGAAGCCTTCATCAGGTGAGCGGGAGCCGAAGATTCCTAAATCTTTGATTTCGTTTAAAGAAGAGAGTAACAAAGTAGCCGATCTCTCAGATTCTGAGAGGAAGGCTCTTCAGGAGCTGAAGCAGCTTATCCAAGAGGCTGTGGATTCCAATGTATTCACTACTGGGCAAGTAGCTCCTGCTGATTATGCTTCTAAACCCACCTCCGATCCCAAAACTCAAGAGAATCCAGAAGCGGAAACCAAAAAAGTAGAAGAAAAAGCTCCAAAAGTTGAAACTTCTGCGGAAGAGCTTTCTATTTGGGGTGTTCCTCTTTTGAAGGACGATAGGACTGATGTGATTCTTCTCAAGTTTCTGAGGGCTAGGGACTTTAAAGTGAAGGACGCTTTTGTTATGTTTCGGAATACGGTTCGTTGGAGAAAGGAATTCGGGATAGAAGTGCTTTTGAATGAGGATCTTGGTGATGATTTAGATAAGGTGGTATTCATGCATGGAACTGATAGAGATGGTCACCCTGTATGTTACAACGTTTTTGGGGAGTTTCAAAACAAGGATTTATATCAAAAGACATTTTCGGATCAGGAGAAACGCACAAAATTTCTTCGGTATAGGATTCAGTTCTTGGAGAAGAGTATTAGGAAGCTTGATTTTACTCCTGGTGGTATTTGTACCATCTTTCAGATTAATGATCTCAAAAACTCTCCGGGGCCCGGAAAGTCAGAACTTCGACTCGCCACAAAGCAAGCTCTCCAGTTGCTTCAGGACAATTATCCTGAGTTTGTTGCTAAACAG GTATTCATCAGTGTTCCTTGGTGGTACCTAGCCTTCTACACTATGATCAGCCCATTCCTGACCCAAAGAACCAAAAGCAAGTTTGTTTTTTCAGGCCCTGCGAAATCCCCTGATACCCTTTTCAA ATACATTTCTCCCGAGCAAGTACCGATTCAATATGGTGGATTAAGTGTGGATTTCTGTGATTGCAACCCAGAATTTAGCATTTCTGACCCAGTCACCGAAGTATTTGTCAAACCAGGAACTAAGCAAACTGTGGAGATTATAATATATGAG AAATGTGTCATTGTATGGGAGTTGCGTGTTGTGGGATGGGAAGTGGGCTATGGAGCTGAGTTTGTGCCCAACACTCAAGATGGATACACAATTATCATACACAAGTCGAGAAAGATGGCCCCAAGTGATGAACCAGTGGTACATAACAGCTTCAGAGTTGAGGAACTGGGCAAGATATTGCTGACAATTGACAATCCAACCTCAAAAAAGAAAAGACTTCTCTACAGGTTCAATATCAAACCCCTCACTGACTGA